One segment of Polyodon spathula isolate WHYD16114869_AA chromosome 20, ASM1765450v1, whole genome shotgun sequence DNA contains the following:
- the si:ch211-159i8.4 gene encoding matrix-remodeling-associated protein 5 codes for MSPLSIAPTWALAGLALLFGLPLALHACPQSCSCPSPNEVHCTFRHLTSVPPSLPQDTQRINLGYNNIQAVGVSEFSGLSRLEMLMLHGNNIGLVSKGAFQHMQSLQILKLSYNKLKVVSPRTFRGLARLVRLHLDHNVIEFIEPFSFIGLTALRLLQLEGNHLRDLHPHTFVTLSFLGRFWGSSIRHLYLSDNRLQFLLAGALQPLGDLEVLHLHGNPWTCDCQLQWLVEWNRKADGVIKCKKERESESCALCFSPQSLNGSQVFQHSPEELSCDKPEIQSHLKQSENVWEDSKPEPLSSQDFLPPLGQLTFVLSDNQENVAHVGCKVKLAREGAPVVWEHLGEQGELAVNVSLQALLECKIEKDDLQRLWRLIAYYYESPAILQRGQMLQNASQTTFQYRQVPSEDTPYFTELKGHLQAEPAWLLQPNVSVQLNRKKTTTTKLVLNYTTHISHSFSSWEEHDSVPTTWVMIRRGPEGRVKAALDRTRVTLGCEVVSSGKVKFEWILPDLSRANASHNRLVVSKNGNLVIKPVDVSDSGVYYCLAQSEDEVDLVPFRLTVRELLLSPETLNGKEMSLYSGDSLTLPCTVSLPPPNNISWFLPQNIILLPLTRSNRRYVSQNGTLIITKASQEDAGEYSCLANNLYGADMLSHLVVIKEKVNPGPSQPGGHGNKSTVRMSYQRYQSIEEEELGSGGEEPQSGRVETHVVSDKTTKRPPGTVQKGSTSQDQQGRKSWEGKRRTNLSVKDIDPKRWAQLLAKAHAKPPAETNSAIPEIYENTITQEVPMPPGYTEKESASAEDEFEPLQPTPTLLPMQTPETATSPQYIEPGLPKTMSVTPSQNVFPSTHSNSRGPTPGVQWKAQALKPDNKMQEGQKTRVTVEGKPIGRTPQQRRRRPFQRRYRPIASSQKPLPRSPFPTQSSFTPMVRIRPVSINRKQAGEITDLKKNSSSRVGSIQTNSGPTVSSGLRPISIPSRKAIIVQTDHLPTKTKEAKATSSPTFKNEKDKNSGPHDAFSGAHHGLQLAATKTPKAIESTGKGSSFIASSNYRLQTTQAPMREQHKSVNDILHGKNDNNILPSANNVGKIVWFPKETKLQIFPSETSSTRIIFHQSTRSEKRGTTLQTPIEKQWRATEQPRFEITKALPPVMMQPPAQKTNIKPPYMPVSFPSQSTLSPPLAKPVPTPLPPKPKTTFPAGYSQKPKHTSLIASSSGKSTGASEKAVNRGQAFQESSSLQRETQSKIIKGHEGSLRSKSESPLNPVVQGNNPHSSRKYPKAGFQAPPTYHPSITTFPWAANSRPPAWPSNHGSLCYPSHPNRAWPFHHFDTRDSVVTNRPEITAVTAKPTVFVPVTASLTEIQILYPTVHPPKSSTESRAGESMLRSRLWNRYRHPSVDPYHPVQAGRSVANQPSLHPQPSPASPKHYRPVTPIYTSLPFTTSQPSSTPSVLFGGRWHYNHWLPRKSSTALPFPSLMGKGMKPRIFSVNTVSVPALAETNVFLPCKASGDPPPSLSWTKVSTGATMEANTSHGQRFEVLQNGTFVIKNVQLQDRGQYLCTAQNKFGSDRMVITLAVLTQPPRIKTPTLKDITVYIGRSVDLECIAEGKPQAQISWILSDRTFVRSSGPVDTRGALLPNGTLRLQAANFSSKGDYKCIASNAAGADTVMYHLHVAALPPSINEEASENVALTVARSVYIHCTARGEPKPLQKWTLPGGVQIKPSQFLGRRLFVFPNGTLFVMNVSPSDSGVYECSATNTVGSSKRLVHLHIKHETSIPKHPSQQHRVTAMYGTTVYLHCPVSEDTQHGALWKLPSKKLVDYRYSPERQITAFPNGTLRIQSLTERDSGNYICMSRSLNDEDMALFQLEVLMKPPKIKHTGGAQKSVSYGGNFQVDCVASGLPDPEVTWSLPDGTMINNALQSDDSGVRSRRYVIGNGTLFLKQMGMRDEGDYTCYAENKLGKDEMRVSVRLVPDSPSILFKEQTVLWGRIGEPAYMKCEATGEPAPTIIWLSPRNDIITVSNTRYQVLGDGTLVIRQLGVADRGTYACVARNTEGDDIKNVKLEVEGKQPQINRQAGNSTIKATAVSYQTKMLACNAEGLPEPQVSWTTSYGITLPTPYLGGRFQVHRNGSLELRGLRRSDAGQFLCMARNELGEARLEVELEVIATAERPSFKLLQNEAVILKPGGKAINLDCTTHGKPAPQITWVLPNGTLLAPGTRLLRFLHVKGNGTLQILSSVSTDAGVYRCMARNTAGQAEKRFILEPGRKPKLQWTPGQVRVSYGENLNLHCSVEGWPQPTIYWTLANGLVMDKPQVIGRASYLINGTLQLRETLISDRGTYSCKATNEFGTASVSIPVTVTVYPPRITNAPPSITRVNRGSPVQLSCIAFGIPKPDISWTLPGRTTLVPSNRFATQGGIHMTPEGNLVIQNPVLLNSGIYKCNVKNALGMDFKATYLQVL; via the exons ATGTCACCGCTGAGCATTGCTCCGACCTGGGCCCTGGCTGGCCTTGCCCTTCTGTTTGGGTTGCCCCTCGCCTTGCATGCCTGCCCCCAGTCCTGCAGCTGCCCCAGTCCCAATGAAGTGCACTGCACCTTCCGTCACCTCACCTCCGTGCCACCCAGTCTCCCCCAAGACACCCAACGGATCAACCTGGG CTACAACAATATCCAAGCTGTGGGGGTCTCCGAGTTCTCAGGTCTCAGCCGCCTGGAGATGCTGATGTTGCACGGGAACAACATCGGGCTTGTGTCCAAAGGGGCATTCCAGCACATGCAGTCTCTCCAG ATCCTCAAACTCAGCTACAACAAGCTGAAGGTCGTCAGCCCTCGGACCTTCAGAGGCTTAGCCCGTCTGGTCCGCCTCCACCTGGATCACAACGTCATCGAGTTCATAGAGCCTTTTTCCTTCATCGGGTTAACGGCACTCAGGCTGCTGCAGCTGGAAGGGAACCACTTGAGGGACCTGCACCCCCACACCTTCGTGACGCTCTCCTTTCTCGGGCGCTTCTGGGGTTCTTCCATCCGTCACCTCTACCTCTCCGACAACCGGCTGCAGTTCCTTCTGGCTGGAGCTCTGCAACCCTTGGGCGACCTGGAGGTGCTCCATCTCCACGGCAACCCCTGGACCTGTGACTGTCAGCTGCAGTGGCTGGTGGAGTGGAACAGGAAGGCCGATG GGGTGATAAAGTGCAAGAAAGAGCGAGAGTCAGAGAGCTGCGCCTTGTGTTTCTCTCCTCAATCCCTCAACGGCAGCCAAGTCTTCCAACATTCCCCGGAAGAACTCTCCTGCGATAAACCAGAGATCCAGTCTCACCTGAAGCAAAGTGAGAATGTCTGGGAGGACTCAAAGCCTGAACCCTTGTCCTCTCAAGACTTTCTGCCCCCGTTGGGCCAACTCACCTTTGTCCTGTCGGATAACCAGGAAAACGTGGCCCACGTTGGCTGCAAAGTCAAGCTCGCAAGAGAAGGAGCACCGGTGGTCTGGGAGCACCTAGGTGAGCAGGGAGAGCTGGCAGTCAATGTAAGCTTGCAAGCCTTGCTGGAATGCAAGATTGAGAAGGATGACCTTCAAAGACTGTGGAGGCTCATCGCCTATTACTACGAGAGCCCTGCTATACTACAACGGGGTCAGATGTTACAGAATGCATCCCAAACTACCTTCCAGTACAGGCAGGTACCAAGTGAAGATACCCCCTATTTTACAGAGCTCAAGGGACACCTGCAAGCAGAGCCAGCCTGGCTGTTGCAGCCCAATGTGAGTGTCCAGCTAAACAGAAAGAAAACCACCACTACAAAGCTGGTCCTGAATTACACCACCCATATCTCACACAGCTTCAGCAGCTGGGAGGAGCACGACTCTGTCCCCACCACCTGGGTCATGATACGAAGAGGGCCTGAGGGGAGGGTGAAGGCTGCTCTGGATAGGACCAGGGTAACTCTGGGATGTGAAGTGGTGAGTTCTGGGAAAGTTAAATTTGAGTGGATCCTTCCAGATTTGTCTAGAGCCAATGCTTCTCACAACCGTCTGGTGGTATCTAAAAATGGCAATTTAGTTATAAAGCCTGTGGATGTTTCAGACTCAGGGGTTTACTATTGCCTTGCCCAGAGTGAGGATGAAGTTGATTTGGTGCCTTTCAGGTTAACTGTGAGGGAACTACTGCTCAGCCCAGAGACCCTAAATGGCAAAGAAATGTCTTTATACAGTGGCGACTCTCTAACTCTTCCTTGCACTGTCTCCTTGCCTCCCCCCAACAATATCAGCTGGTTCCTCCCTCAAAATATAATCTTATTACCATTGACCCGAAGCAATAGAAGGTATGTTTCGCAGAACGGGACCCTGATCATCACAAAGGCTTCCCAAGAGGACGCTGGGGAATACAGCTGCTTGGCCAACAACCTTTATGGGGCGGACATGCTTTCCCATCTCGTCGTAATCAAAGAAAAAGTGAATCCAGGTCCATCCCAGCCAGGTGGGCACGGTAACAAGTCAACAGTCAGAATGTCCTACCAGAGGTACCAGTCAATAGAGGAGGAGGAACTGGGGTCAGGTGGAGAGGAACCGCAGAGTGGCAGGGTGGAAACCCATGTGGTCTCTGACAAGACCACCAAGAGGCCTCCAGGTACAGTCCAAAAGGGGTCTACCAGTCAGGACCAGCAAGGAAGGAAGTCATGGGAGGGCAAGAGGAGAACAAACCTGTCAGTAAAAGACATTGACCCCAAACGCTGGGCTCAGTTACTGGCCAAAGCTCATGCTAAGCCCCCTGCTGAGACAAACTCTGCCATTCCTGAAATATATGAAAACACTATAACTCAGGAGGTGCCGATGCCACCTGGATACACTGAAAAAGAGTCTGCATCTGCAGAAGATGAATTTGAACCCTTGCAGCCAACTCCAACATTACTCCCAATGCAGACTCCTGAGACAGCAACGTCTCCTCAATACATAGAACCAGGTCTGCCTAAAACGATGTCAGTAACGCCCAGTCAAAACGTGTTTCCCTCAACCCATTCAAACAGCCGAGGGCCAACACCTGGCGTACAATGGAAGGCACAGGCTCTGAAACCAGACAACAAAATGCAGGAAGGCCAAAAAACTAGAGTCACCGTGGAAGGAAAGCCCATTGGGCGGACGCCTCAACAGAGACGCCGAAGACCCTTTCAGCGCCGATATCGTCCAATTGCATCTTCTCAGAAACCACTGCCACGTTCCCCTTTCCCGACACAAAGTAGCTTTACACCAATGGTCAGGATTCGCCCCGTTTCAATCAACAGAAAGCAGGCAGGAGAAAtcacagatttgaaaaaaaacagctcaAGCAGAGTTGGAAGTATACAAACCAATTCAGGTCCCACCGTATCTTCTGGGTTGAGACCAATTTCCATCCCCAGCAGGAAAGCTATTATAGTTCAAACAGACCACCTCCcaaccaaaacaaaagaagcaaaaGCTACATCATCACCCACCTTCAAAAATGAAAAGGACAAGAATTCTGGCCCACATGATGCATTTTCTGGAGCACATCATGGCCTGCAGTTGGCTGCCACCAAGACCCCTAAAGCTATTGAATCAACAGGAAAGGGCAGTAGCTTTATTGCCTCTTCAAACTACAGACTCCAGACCACCCAAGCACCTATGAGGGAACAACACAAGTCAGTAAATGATATCTTACATGGCAAGAATGACAATAATATCTTGCCCTCAGCCAACAATGTAGGGAAAATTGTTTGGTTTCCCAAAGAGACAAAGCTTCAAATCTTTCCATCTGAAACATCTTCTACCAGGATAATTTTCCACCAATCCACCAGGAGTGAAAAAAGAGGTACTACCCTTCAGACACCCATTGAAAAACAGTGGAGGGCTACAGAACAGCCAAGGTTTGAAATAACAAAAGCTTTGCCCCCTGTTATGATGCAACCTCcggcacagaaaacaaacatcaaaCCTCCATATATGCCAGTGTCTTTTCCTTCACAGTCTACACTGTCCCCTCCTTTAGCAAAACCTGTGCCTACCCCCCTTCCCCCAAAACCTAAAACCACGTTTCCTGCAGGATATTCTCAAAAGCCAAAGCATACATCTTTAATAGCATCAAGTTCAGGGAAATCCACTGGGGCATCTGAGAAAGCTGTAAATAGAGGACAGGCCTTCCAGGAATCAAGCAGCCTTCAAAGGGAAACTCAGTCAAAAATAATCAAAGGGCATGAAGGTTCTTTGAGAAGCAAATCAGAAAGCCCCCTGAATCCAGTTGTACAGGGGAACAATCCCCATTCCTCTCGTAAATACCCCAAGGCAGGTTTCCAAGCACCTCCTACCTACCACCCTTCCATCACCACTTTCCCCTGGGCCGCTAATAGCAGGCCCCCAGCCTGGCCCTCAAATCACGGCTCTCTGTGCTACCCATCACACCCCAACAGGGCTTGGCCTTTCCACCACTTTGACACCAGAGACTCTGTGGTTACTAACCGTCCAGAAATCACAGCTGTGACTGCCAAACCAACTGTCTTTGTCCCTGTGACAGCTTCCCTAACTGAAATACAAATTCTGTACCCAACCGTTCATCCTCCAAAAAGCTCCACCGAAAGCAGAGCTGGAGAATCTATGCTGCGATCCAGACTGTGGAACCGATACAGGCATCCCTCTGTTGACCCCTACCATCCTGTGCAGGCAGGCAGAAGCGTTGCCAACCAGCCCAGCTTGCATCCTCAACCGTCCCCGGCCTCTCCAAAGCACTACAGGCCAGTGACCCCAATATACACGTCTCTACCTTTTACCACAAGCCAGCCTTCCTCTACCCCAAGTGTTTTATTTGGCGGACGCTGGCACTACAACCACTGGCTACCAAGGAAATCCAGCACTGCATTGCCATTCCCGAGTCTAATGGGCAAAGGAATGAAGCCGAGAATCTTTTCTGTGAATACAGTCAGTGTGCCAGCACTGGCAGAGACAAATGTGTTTCTGCCATGCAAGGCTTCAGGAGACCCCCCACCCTCATTGTCCTGGACCAAGGTATCCACAG GTGCTACTATGGAAGCCAACACAAGTCATGGTCAGAGGTTCGAAGTTTTACAAAATGgtacatttgtaattaaaaatgtacagctgCAAGACCGAGGGCAGTACCTCTGCACGGCACAGAATAAATTCGGGTCAGACCGGATGGTAATTACTCTTGCGGTTCTGACACAGCCTCCCAGGATTAAAACTCCAACTTTGAAGGACATTACGGTCTATATAGGGCGTTCTGTTGACCTGGAGTGCATTGCAGAGGGCAAACCCCAGGCACAAATCTCCTGGATTCTTTCAGACAGGACATTTGTACGCAGTTCCGGGCCTGTTGACACTAGAGGAGCGCTCCTTCCCAATGGCACGCTAAGGCTACAAGCAGCCAACTTTTCCAGTAAGGGTGACTACAAGTGCATTGCCAGCAACGCAGCTGGTGCTGACACTGTGATGTACCACCTCCATGTAGCAGCTCTGCCTCCCTCTATCAACGAAGAGGCCTCAGAGAACGTAGCACTGACTGTTGCCCGTAGCGTCTACATCCACTGCACAGCCAGGGGGGAGCCCAAGCCCCTCCAGAAGTGGACCCTTCCTGGAGGGGTGCAGATAAAGCCCTCTCAGTTCTTAGGCAGAAGACTTTTTGTTTTCCCCAACGGGACGCTCTTTGTGATGAACGTTTCTCCATCCGATTCGGGAGTGTATGAGTGTTCTGCCACAAACACAGTGGGTAGCAGCAAGCGATTGGTGCACCTGCACATCAAACATGAAACCAGCATCCCTAAGCACCCCTCACAGCAGCACAGAGTGACAGCCATGTATGGGACCACCGTTTACCTGCACTGCCCAGTGTCTGAGGACACACAGCATGGAGCTCTTTGGAAACTCCCATCCAAAAAGCTGGTGGATTATCGCTACAG CCCAGAGAGACAAATCACAGCCTTCCCCAATGGCACGCTAAGGATCCAGTCGCTAACGGAGCGAGATAGCGGCAATTACATCTGCATGTCCAGGAGCCTCAATGATGAGGACATGGCCCTCTTCCAGCTGGAGGTGTTGATGAAACCGCCCAAAATCAAGCACACAGGAGGAGCTCAGAAGAGTGTGTCTTACGGGGGAAACTTTCAAGTGGACTGCGTGGCTTCGGGGCTTCCAGACCCAGAGGTGACCTGGAGCCTCCCGGACGGGACCATGATCAACAATGCACTCCAGTCAGACGACAGCGGGGTGCGTTCCCGTCGCTACGTCATTGGAAATGGGACTCTCTTCCTGAAGCAGATGGGTATGAGAGATGAGGGAGACTACACCTGCTACGCAGAGAACAAGCTGGGGAAGGACGAGATGAGAGTCAGCGTCAGGCTGGTCCCAGACTCTCCCAGCATCTTATTCAAGGAACAAACAGTGCTGTGGGGCAGAATCGGGGAGCCTGCTTACATGAAATGCGAGGCCACTGGGGAGCCGGCCCCGACAATCATATGGTTGTCCCCAAGAAATGACATAATCACAGTCTCCAACACCAGATACCAGGTACTTGGAGATGGCACTTTGGTTATCAGGCAGTTGGGTGTTGCAGACCGCGGGACGTACGCTTGTGTCGCACGAAACACAGAGGGAGACGACATAAAGAATGTGAAGCTGGAGGTTGAAGGCAAACAACCTCAGATCAACAGACAAGCAGGAAACAGTACCATAAAGGCAACAGCAGTTTCCTATCAGACAAAGATGTTGGCCTGCAATGCGGAGGGTTTGCCTGAGCCACAGGTCAGCTGGACAACATCATACGGCATCACTCTGCCAACACCCTACTTGGGTGGCAGATTTCAGGTTCACAGGAATGGTAGTTTAGAACTGAGGGGCCTCAGAAGATCTGATGCAGGTCAGTTTCTATGTATGGCACGCAACGAGTTGGGAGAAGCAAGGCTGGAAGTTGAACTAGAAGTGATAGCTACAGCAGAAAGGCCCAGCTTCAAATTGCTTCAAAACGAAGCAGTTATCCTCAAACCAGGAGGTAAGGCCATCAACCTAGATTGTACTACACATGGTAAACCTGCTCCACAGATCACATGGGTGCTGCCCAATGGCACCCTGCTGGCACCAGGCACCAGGCTCTTGAGGTTCCTTCATGTCAAGGGCAATGGGACACTACAAATACTGAGCTCTGTCTCAACCGATGCAGGGGTGTATCGATGCATGGCAAGAAATACTGCTGGACAGGCAGAAAAACGTTTTATCTTGGAGCCAGGGAGGAAACCGAAGCTGCAATGGACACCGGGGCAGGTGAGGGTTTCATACGGGGAAAACCTGAACCTTCACTGCTCTGTTGAGGGCTGGCCTCAGCCCACTATCTACTGGACTTTAGCCAACGGCCTGGTAATGGACAAGCCACAGGTTATCGGACGGGCATCCTATTTAATCAACGGCACTCTCCAGCTTCGTGAGACTCTCATCTCGGATAGAGGGACCTACTCTTGCAAAGCCACTAATGAGTTTGGCACTGCATCGGTGTCAATCCCGGTTACAGTAACAGTGTATCCTCCCCGTATCACCAATGCTCCTCCATCCATCACAAGGGTTAACAGGGGCTCTCCTGTGCAGCTGAGTTGCATTGCTTTCGGCATACCGAAGCCAGATATATCTTGGACTCTTCCAGGCCGCACCACGCTTGTGCCTAGCAATCGCTTTGCCACTCAGGGTGGCATTCACATGACACCAGAGGGGAATCTTGTCATCCAGAACCCAGTGCTATTGAACTCAGGGATTTACAAATGTAACGTAAAGAATGCTCTTGGCATGGACTTCAAAGCCACATATTTGCAGGTGTTATGA